The proteins below come from a single Mytilus edulis chromosome 5, xbMytEdul2.2, whole genome shotgun sequence genomic window:
- the LOC139525525 gene encoding glycosylphosphatidylinositol anchor attachment 1 protein-like has product MGLLSDPKKRQKILDVISKYNNHLSVLCYIAGVTWFLALAYQPLNARTYFSENALLPGLVENEFYPQLDMEALVQEYNEQLQKEKKNVPRKWVADQFTALGLDTYIQNYTILYPLQLTRGQSVPGQNVYGILRARRASSTESIVLSMPLRQKESDMPSTTGSMVLMLALAKYFRQKPYWAKDIIFLATDHEQFGMQAWLNGYHEISSEYISPGDLMGRSGSIQAALNLEIPDSNLKHLDIKIQGLNGQLPNLDLVNLVVRLCQRERVEVSIHKQKDYYDAESVDGYKHSLKTMMKMMWSHASGIPTGNHGLFHRYHIEAVTIEGITKRKGHHISLAKTGRVIEGIFRSLNNLLERFHQSFFFYILPATERYISIGLYMPPFGLICAAGLIKAVALWIAINTRNSEDNSDSESKTSDSKEEKESEAKKEKEDAKQTDTDNEDEDAPEEASREGVSTVLPLILFSFLMGVFCFTGPEFVTTMSPSFRIGVEDTVFFGLLALFSACLLLPRTVAKKSQSTDKRLIFDWELLKSLGLIFQSLVLFSIALMNISLAFFLAVFIIPVTVITHPCKNRIFRWMQKILLLLLCPAVQIFIASMISTMEGKYKGSWDLIQKSFENMKHGLVLTILDRYLFGSWMYGVFCFAVLPTWLMFWTIVHCDL; this is encoded by the exons ATGGGACTCCTGTCAGATCCAAAGAAAAGGCAGAAAATACTAGATGTGATTTCTAAGTATAATAACCATTTATCTGTTCTGTGTTACATTGCTGGGGTCACATGGTTTCTGGCGTTAGCATACCAACCACTCAACGCTCGTACATACTTTTCTGAAAATGCTTTATTGCCAG GTCTAGTAGAAAATGAGTTTTACCCACAGTTGGATATGGAAGCCCTGGTACAAGAGTACAATGAACAGCTTCAAAAGGAAAAAAA aaatgtaCCTAGAAAATGGGTTGCTGACCAGTTCACAGCTTTGGGTTTAGATACATATATACAGAATTATACTATACTGTATCCATTACAGTTAACCAGGGGACAG AGTGTACCAGGCCAGAATGTCTATGGAATATTGCGGGCTAGGAGAGCCAGTAGTACAGAGTCTATTGTTCTCTCAATGCCTCTTCGTCAAAAAGAATCAGATATGCCCTCCACCACTGGTAGTATGGTGTTAATGCTGGCCCTGGCAAAATACTTCAGAC AGAAACCATATTGGGCCAAGGATATAATATTCCTTGCCACTGATCATGAACAATTTGGAATGCAGGCATGGCTTAATGGTTACCATGAAATCAGCTCTGAAT ACATATCCCCAGGAGACCTGATGGGTAGAAGTGGATCTATACAGGCAGCTTTAAATCTAGAAATACCAGATTCTAACCTGAAGCATCTAGACATTAAGATACAGGGATTAAATGGACAACTACCTAACCTAGATCTGGTCAACCTGGTGGTCAGATTATGTCAGAGGGAAAGAGTGGAAGTGTCAATACACAAGCAA AAAGATTATTATGATGCTGAATCTGTTGATGGTTACAAACACTCACTGAAAACCATGATGAAAATGATGTGGTCCCATGCTTCTGGTATCCCTACAGGAAATCATGGACTCTTCCATAGATATCACATTGAGGCTGTTACTATTGAAGGGATCACAAAGAGAAAAGGACATCACATTTCTTTGGCAAAAACTGGAAG AGTTATAGAGGGTATATTTAGGAGTCTAAACAACTTATTAGAGAGGTTTCACCAATCTTTCTTCTTCTACATTTTACCAGCCACAGAGAGATATATCTCTATAGGACTATATATGCCACCGTTTGGTCTAATATGTGCTGCTGGTCTCATCAAG GCTGTTGCTTTATGGATAGCAATAAATACACGTAACTCTGAAGATAACAGTGACTCAGAAAGTAAAACTAGTGACTCTAAGGAAGAAAAAGAAAGTGAagcaaagaaagaaaaagaagatgctAAACAGACTGACACAGATAATGAAGATGAAGATGCTCCTGAG GAAGCTTCTAGAGAAGGAGTATCAACAGTATTACCTTtaatattatttagttttctgaTGGGTGTATTCTGTTTTACTGGACCCGAGTTTGTTACCACTATGTCTCCATCATTCAGGATTGGTGTAGAAGATACAGTCTTCTTTGGACTGTTGGCTTTGTTCTCTGCATGTCTGTTATTACCAAGGACTGTAGCTAA AAAATCCCAGTCAACTGATAAGAGGTTGATATTTGATTGGGAGCTGTTGAAGAGTTTAGGCCTGATATTCCAGTCATTAGTACTATTTTCTATAGCATTGATGAACATATCTCTAGCATTCTTCTTAGCTGTATTTATAATACCTGTTACAGTTATTACACATCCTTGTAAAAATAG GATATTCCGTTGGATGCAAAAGATTTTACTTCTACTCCTGTGTCCtgcagttcaaatatttatagccTCAATGATATCAACAATGGAAGGAAAGTACAAAGGATCATGGGATTTAATACAGAAGTCCTTTGAGAACATGAAACATGGACTAGTTTTGACAATCTTAGACAGATATTTATTTGGATCATGGATGTATGGTGTGTTTTGTTTTGCTGTATTGCCAACATGGCTGATGTTCTGGACAATAGTACATTGTGATCTATAA
- the LOC139525526 gene encoding cytochrome P450 10-like: MAMRHSSKLVLQFSSTSKRSESIKATGTEVIRVDTTTLERCPFRKTHTLQTKDATTTVNENKTQLFEDIPGPKGLPIVGTLFDYFKKDGPRFNKMFKAYQQRAFDYGPIYKEQIGAISTVVISDPLEYNKVIRSEGKYPNRREMEPMAHYRRKKKIGLGLVNAQGEEWHKHRTVVSKKMLKMKEVMAYCEGLDIVAEDFVKHLMVRLDDKCEIKGLETDLFKWSMESIGIFLFDERIGCLGDRTPAQAQDFIINLHGFFKLMQPLMYNLPIYKLYPTKTWKQYEQYTDNILKIGRSYVDKKAKQLQSTENQSNDHVPFLTYLLSNQSLTPDEALSTATDLLVSATETTTTSSLWILYSLAKNHEVQDKLYKEIENLLPNKEPITPEILSQLSYLKAVVKETFRLYPITFATSRHIDDDLEVNQYIIPAGTHVQGNLYAMYHDPKLYPDPESFKPERWLDGEMDRKFKSLSNLVWGHGARMCIGRRFAEQEMYIMLTKIIQNFKLEYHHEDIEPILNTVMTPDRPLRLKFIPRSG, translated from the exons TGTCCATTCAGAAAAACACATACGCTGCAAACAAAAGATGCAACAACTActgtaaatgaaaacaaaacacagCTGTTTGAAGATATTCCAGGGCCTAAAGGGCTACCGATCGTGGGAACATTGTTTGATTACTTTAAGAAAGATGGACCTAgatttaataaaatgtttaag GCCTACCAACAAAGAGCTTTCGACTATGGACCAATATATAAAGAGCAAATAGGAGCAATATCAACCGTAGTAATCAGTGACCCTCTTGAGTACAACAAGGTTATCCGTTCAGAGGGCAAATACCCAAACAGAAGAGAAATGGAACCAATGGCACATTATCGAAGGAAAAAGAAAATAGGATTAGGGCTGGTTAATGC ACAGGGTGAAGAGTGGCACAAACACAGAACTGTGGTCAGTAagaaaatgttgaaaatgaaagagGTGATGGCATATTGTGAGGGATTGGATATAGTAGCAGAAGACTTTGTTAAACATCTTATGGTCAGGCTTGATGACAAATGCGAGATCAAAGGATTAGAGACAGATTTATTTAAGTGGTCCATGGAAT cAATaggaatatttttgtttgacGAAAGAATAGGATGCCTTGGAGATAGGACACCAGCACAAGCCCAAGACTTTATCATAAATCTACATGGTTTCTTTAAATTGATGCAACCGTTGATGTACAATCTGCCAATATATAAATTATACCCTACTAAAACATGGAAACAGTATGAACAATATACAGACAATATCCTGAAAATAGGACGATCTTATGTAGATAAG AAAGCTAAGCAGCTTCAGTCTACCGAGAACCAGAGCAATGACCACGTACCATTCCTAACATACTTACTGTCGAATCAGTCACTCACCCCAGACGAAGCTTTGTCTACAGCGACCGATCTTCTCGTCAGCGCAACAGAAACG ACAACGACCAGTTCTTTGTGGATACTATACAGCTTAGCAAAGAATCATGAAGTACAAGATAAACTGTACAAAGAAATTGAAAATCTGCTACCAAACAAAGAACCAATAACACCTGAAATACTAAGTCAGCTTTCATACCTTAAAGCTGTTGTCAAGGAAACTTTCAG ATTGTATCCTATAACATTTGCCACAAGTAGACATATTGATGATGACTTGGAAGTCAACCAGTATATTATCCCAGCAGGG ACTCATGTCCAAGGGAACTTATATGCTATGTACCATGATCCTAAACTATATCCAGATCCAGAGAGCTTCAAACCAGAGAGATGGCTGGACGGTGAAATGGACAGAAAGTTCAAATCCTTGTCAAACTTGGTCTGGGGTCATGGAGCAAGAATGTGTATTG gaAGAAGATTCGCAGAGCAAGAGATGTATATAATGTTAACCAAG ataattcaaaatttcaagttgGAATACCATCATGAAGATATTGAACCTATTCTGAATACGGTAATGACACCTGACAGACCACTCCGACTGAAGTTCATTCCTAGATCTGGCTGA